Within Oceanispirochaeta sp., the genomic segment ACTTTTCCCGTTTCTTCAAGGGTCAGGGGGTTCTTACCATTCAAACCGAACCGCAGTTGAATAATTTTCATTTCTCTTTCACTGAGTTGTTTCAACACATCATTAATTGTTTCCTGAAGGGAAAGGTTGAAAACCATTTCGATGGGTTCCTGATTATGTTCATCCTTAATCAAATCACTGAGACGGGTCATGTGATCCTGATCGACAGTCGTATCCAATGATGCAGTTTCCTGAGATAAAGACATGATCTCCTTAATCTTTTCCACGGGAAGGTTCATGTATTCAGCCATTTCCTCGGGAAGAGGATCTCTTCCCAGGTCCTGAGTCAACTGTTTGGAAACGAGATAGCTCTTTTTTATGGTATTCAGCATATGGATTGGAATCCGGATGATTCTTGATTTATCTGCCAGAGATTTAATGATCGCCTGCCTGATCCACCAGGTACCATATGTAGAAAAACGGCATCCCTTTGTATAATCAAAGCGATCAACAGCTTCTATGAGACCAATATTCCCTTCATCTATCAAATCCAGTAAGGACATTCCCCGGTGCTGATATTTTTTAGCGATGGACACAACCAGCCTCAGGTTGGACTGAATCATTCTGTTCTTCAGTAACTTCATCTGATCTTCAAACAATCGTTTCTGAACCAGAAAATCCTCTTGTGAGATATTCTCTGCTTCAATCTCCATATCCAGCTCATCCAGCTGAATCCCCAATTTTTCCAGCCGGATTCCGATATCCTGCTCCTCACCGATAGTCAGCAGGTTATATCTGGATATTTGTTTGAGATACAAAGCCAAGGGGTCAGTTTCGTTATTGATAGAGTCTATTGATTTTTCATTGATTTTTCGCATAATACCACCGGGTTAATAGTTTATCCCCGGGGTGCTGACACGACACTCACAGGGATTCCGTCTTTAAAAACGGAAAAATACATACTTACAGTTCTTGTTGCCAGCCCGGAATGCCCCAGTCTACCAATACGTGAGCCTGCCTGAACATACTCACCAACATTTACAAAGACATCTTCATTTCCACCGTAGAGATATATATAGCCCTCTACATCAATCAATACGACCTGCCCAAATCCTCTGTAGGGCCCCGTCCAGACAACATTCCCCGATGCGATAGACCGGACAAGAGAAGCCTCGGAGGCCTCAATTTTGACTCCTCGGAGTTTTCCCGTCAATGACTGTTTTATTCCCTCAACCGGCCAGACAA encodes:
- a CDS encoding sigma-70 family RNA polymerase sigma factor gives rise to the protein MRKINEKSIDSINNETDPLALYLKQISRYNLLTIGEEQDIGIRLEKLGIQLDELDMEIEAENISQEDFLVQKRLFEDQMKLLKNRMIQSNLRLVVSIAKKYQHRGMSLLDLIDEGNIGLIEAVDRFDYTKGCRFSTYGTWWIRQAIIKSLADKSRIIRIPIHMLNTIKKSYLVSKQLTQDLGRDPLPEEMAEYMNLPVEKIKEIMSLSQETASLDTTVDQDHMTRLSDLIKDEHNQEPIEMVFNLSLQETINDVLKQLSEREMKIIQLRFGLNGKNPLTLEETGKVLGITRERVRQIQEMAIAKMRNFKTIKDLEDYV